In Dryobates pubescens isolate bDryPub1 chromosome 31, bDryPub1.pri, whole genome shotgun sequence, one DNA window encodes the following:
- the APC2 gene encoding adenomatous polyposis coli protein 2 isoform X2, producing the protein MQMDLIRQQLQFEAQHIRSLMEERFGTADEMVQRAQIRASRLEQIDKELMEAQDKVQQPEPQLCGKVPGMEGDGSLDPPTHPDEGGSSLGSSKVEVVFWLLSMLATRDKEDLSRTLLAMSSSQESCLAMRKSGCLPLLIQILHDSDGEPGPPESPSGAKDARMRANAALHNIVFSQPDEGQAKKEMRVLHVLEQIRSYSETCWDWLQMQSREAGRGPEGGAAPVPIEPQICQATCAIMKLSFDEEYRRAMNELGGLQAVAELLQVDYEMHRMTNDPLNLALRRYAGMALTNLTFGDVVNKATLCARRGCMEAIVAQLGSDSEELHQVVSSILRNLSWRADINSKKVLREVGSVAGLMRCALHAGKESTLKSVLSALWNLSAHSTDNKAAICAVEGALGFLVSTLTYKCQSNSLAIIESGGGILRNVSSLIATREDYRQVLRDHNCLQTLLQHLRSHSLTIVSNACGTLWNLSARSPRDQELLWDLGAVSMLRNLIHSKHKMIAMGSAAALRNLLANRPPKYKDAAAVVSPGSCMPSLYVRKQKALEAELDAKHLAEAFDTMEKQSLKGQGAKKPPRHAESLVKDYASDSGCFDDDEVPNISTGLETASASVLSMFLSSSFLQGQALPRALAQRRCPEPEKEGGGAKPGEPKRLPADDDVSLAAEKLANKISSTVAKIDKLVEDISTMHTSSDDSFSLSSEDHCLDWQYGPEEGHEARAQSCSPCRLSEAGGFAKRESLSRAHTLLRLKAASTSLSNDSLNSGSTSDGYCTKEHMKPCTRAAFLDYREELQRYQKRPSRLDLKGILGSKLERVEPPVPKGRDQAEPEKPEQPDVPERAKKTVTFPSPKALEKEPEWKKETGGKPSSDSQIHTIKLSPSYQHVPLLESLAKSGAAAATGHQPSLLGRKQAWLPPALLQTAETLSKIPEKLPAHPPAAAEQESVQKYSVEDTPICFSRCSSLSSLSSADNVLDGQSHSENDLDSDSSLEILEMEEGEAEDEDERQEKEKVDPDPAMLAGISQPITIPFPKREKIFLRESSPSRQEDLTPSSSSENYIQETPLVMSRCSSVSSLGSFESPSIASSIQSDPCSEMISGTISPSELPDSPGQTMPPSRSKTPLFELGCQPEKETSQFNIQWENNVKKFMEITDFKERFQLPQDLDSMVYFTVEKPNENFSCASSLSALPLHEHYVQKDVELKLMPTFPEKNSLNFVAHEKREERREERHPEGRRRAERPERPEPPDNDNDDDDDIEILKECISSAMPSRFRKVKTSLLSGQVLHPQTKKPLHLPVYMLVPAQAPPGGPRHLRAAAPRDPFRDDDSFTDSADGTPVNFSSAASLSDETLRYPPAEEAEPLRGLAEGHRQLGSAGTIPARRAASGGSAPARLSSACKGKAASSRGPSGEGKRGQQPTKSGPKLELEVGRPPSGACGRKDAPQEDEVAFQSLCHTTPTEEAVYCFYEQDSDELPEVGRQGTGSRAQPGRAPRRERWGGSIPRREPEPGPRPAKSKPQNNLIADETPPCYSLSSSMSSLSDANLSDGKERGQPCGKAPRPRSATVSLGKGGSPSSPSLPSLNSEDDLLQKCIGSAMPKRRRPSARRRLPERKQKPSGAGGRERKAEARHRPTEDTGSDRGSDLDSVEWQAIQEGANSIVTWLHQAAASLSREPSSESDSILSFMSGLSVGSTLQLSLGRQEKQRASSAGGRDAARRERSKSRPERKEAPGARPAGRGSTRAERSPAPTKPVPNLPVVFRGRTVIYMPNLPKDAPSPRGTPKKSSAAKPEASPAKNLSLSQQRSRSLHRLGKPPETGDLALPKRSTTPPARIGKGPPSSGSSRTSTPSQHAPKKLPSPSQATKQSPTAVSKAGSSPSPPGPPARAPAPKSPALKQSKTQKSPVRIPFMQKPSRKVLPGRGTMPVLEEQVDASKAGGSGPGGPGGGGRLNLVRMSSTRSSGSDSDRSGFLRQLTFIKESSSLLLRHRSELGPGQPSTSSLPRRTSPQRSRAALPAVFLCSSRCEELKAAKPAAPNPRPLVTRAQAGGRVSAGVKPPRRTSSESPSRLPVKTSTAAPEPFKRYSSSPNISVARRTGSPSSVLSARSEASAQRQRQQPEAVPDGQPAKPPVVMMKGTWRRIRDEDIPHILKSTLPSSALPLAGTGEEEEEPADEEEEEERPGTPRKTSDAVVQTEDFSSAKTNSSTSPTLESREGPPHPRAACDGEALAPPKATLPISFGHEVPTGTFPSSRHGSPSRAARVTPFNYVPSPMVTAVADTVVEKIQA; encoded by the exons ATGCAGATGGATCTGATccggcagcagctgcagttcgAGGCACAGCACATCCGCTCGCTGATGGAGGAGCGCTTCGGCACCGCCGACGAGATGGTGCAGCGGGCACAG atCCGTGCATCCCGGCTGGAGCAGATCGACAAGGAGCTGATGGAGGCGCAGGACAAGGTGCAGCAGCCGGAGCCGCAG ctctgtgggaagGTGCCTGGCATGGAGGGAGATGGCAGCCTGGACCCCCCAACCCACCCAGATGaagggggcagcagcctgggcagcagcaag gtgGAGGTGGTCTTCTGGCTGCTGTCCATGCTGGCCACGCGGGACAAGGAGGACCTGTCGCGCACGCTGCTGGCCATGTCCAGCTcgcaggagagctgcctggccaTGCGCAAGTccggctgcctgcccctgctcatCCAGATCCTGCACGACTCGGACGGGGAGCCGGGGCCCCCCGAGAGCCCCTCGGGCGCCAAGGACGCCCGCATGCGCGCCAACGCCGCCCTCCACAACATCGTCTTCTCCCAGCCCGACGAGGGCCAGGCCAAGAAGGAGATGAGGGTGCTGCacgtgctggagcagatccgcTCCTACTCGGAGACCTgctgggactggctgcagatgcagagcagggaggctggcagAGGCCCCGAGGGCGGCGCGG CACCGGTGCCCATCGAGCCCCAGATCTGCCAGGCCACCTGTGCCATCATGAAGCTCTCCTTCGACGAGGAGTACCGGCGGGCCATGAACGAGCTGG GTGGGCTGCAGGccgtggcagagctgctgcaggtggacTATGAGATGCACAGGATGACCAATGACCCCCTGAACCTGGCGCTGCGGCGCTACGCCGGCATGGCCCTCACCAACCTCACCTTCGGCGACGTGGTCAACAAG GCAACGCTGTGCGCCCGCCGGGGCTGCATGGAGGCCATCGTGGCTCAGCTGGGCTCCGACAGCGAGGAGCTGCaccag GTGGTCTCCAGCATCCTGAGGAACCTCTCCTGGCGAGCTGACATCAACAGCAAGAAGGTGCTGCGGGAGGTGGGCAGCGTGGCCGGGCTGATGCGGTGCGCCCTGCACGCTGGCAAG GAGTCGACGCTGAAGAGCGTCCTGAGCGCGCTGTGGAACCTGTCGGCACACAGCACGGACAACAAAGCAGCCATCTGCGCTGTGGAGGGAGCCTTGGGCTTCCTGGTCAGCACCCTCACCTACAAGTGCCAGAGCAACTCCCTGGCCATCATTGAGAGCGGAGGTGGCATCCTCAGGAACGTCTCCAGCCTCATCGCCACGCGTGAGGACTACAG GCAGGTGCTGCGGGACCACAACTGCCTGCAGacgctgctgcagcacctgcgCTCGCACAGCCTCACCATCGTCAGCAACGCCTGCGGCACCCTCTGGAACCTGTCCGCCCGCAGCCCCCGcgaccaggagctgctgtgggaccTGGGGGCCGTCAGCATGCTGCGGAACCTCATCCACTCCAAGCACAAGATGATCGCCATGGGCAGCGCCGCCGCCCTCCGCAACCTCCTGGCCAACCGCCCCCCCAAGTACAAGGACGCCGCCGCCGTGGTCTCGCCGGGCTCCTGCATGCCCTCCCTCTACGTGCGCAAGCAGAAGGCCCTGGAGGCCGAGCTGGATGCCAAGCACCTGGCCGAGGCCTTCGACACCATGGAGAAGCAGAGCCTGAAGGGCCAGGGCGCCAAGAAGCCGCCACGGCACGCGGAGAGCCTGGTGAAGGACTACGCCTCCGACTCCGGCTGCTTCGACGACGACGAGGTGCCCAACATCTCCACCGGCCTGGAGACGGCCAGCGCCTCCGTCCTCTCCAtgttcctcagctcctccttcctccagggGCAGGCCCTGCCGCGGGCGCTGGCGCAGAGGCGATGCCCGGAGCCGGAGAAGGAGGGCGGCGGCGCCAAGCCGGGCGAGCCCAAGAGGCTGCCGGCGGACGACGACGTCTCGCTGGCCGCCGAGAAGCTGGCCAACAAGATCTCCAGCACGGTGGCCAAGATCGACAAGCTGGTGGAGGACATCTCCACCATGCACACGTCCTCGGACGACAGCTTCAGCCTCAGCTCGGAGGACCACTGCCTGGACTGGCAGTACGGCCCCGAGGAGGGGCACGAGGCGCGCGCCCAGTCCTGCTCGCCCTGCCGCCTGTCGGAGGCCGGCGGCTTCGCCAAGCGGGAGAGCCTGAGCCGGGCGCacaccctgctgaggctgaaggCGGCCTCCACCAGCCTGTCCAACGACAGCCTCAACAGTGGCAGCACCAGCGACGGCTACTGCACCAAGGAGCACATGAAGCCTTGCACCAGGGCGGCCTTCCTCGACTACCGCGAGGAGCTGCAGCGCTACCAGAAGCGGCCCAGCCGGCTCGACctcaagggcatcctgggcagCAAGCTGGAGAGGGTCGAACCCCCTGTGCCCAAGGGCAGGGACCAGGCCGAGCCGGAGAAGCCAGAGCAGCCGGACGTGCCCGAGAGGGCCAAGAAGACAGTGACCTTCCCCAGTCCCAAGGCACTGGAGAAGGAGCCCGAGTGGAAGAAGGAGACGGGCGGCAAACCCTCCTCCGACTCCCAGATCCACACCATCAAACTCTCCCCGTCCTACCAGCACGTCCCACTGCTCGAGAGCCTGGCCAAGAGCGGCGCTGCCGCTGCCACCGGccaccagccctccctgctgggcaggaAGCAAGCCTGGCTCCCCCCTGCGCTGCTGCAGACGGCCGAGACCCTGAGCAAGATCCCCGAGAAGCTGCCTGCCCACCCTCCGGCCGCGGCGGAGCAGGAGTCGGTGCAGAAGTACTCGGTGGAGGACACCCCCATCTGCTTCTCCAGGTGcagttccctctcctccctctcctcggCAGACAACGTTTTGGACGGGCAGAGCCACAGCGAGAACGACCTGGACAGCGACTCCTCCCTGGAGATCCTGGAGAtggaggaaggggaagcagaAGACGAGGatgagaggcaggagaaggagaaggtggaTCCGGATCCAGCCATGCTGGCCGGGATTTCCCAGCCCATCACCATCCCCTTCCCGAAGCGGGAGAAGATTTTCCTGCGGGAGTCGTCGCCGTCGCGACAGGAGGACCTGACCCCCTCCAGCTCCTCGGAGAACTACATCCAGGAGACCCCTCTGGTGATGAGCCGCTGCAGCTCCgtcagctctctgggcagcttcgaGAGCCCCTCCATCGCCAGCTCCATCCAGAGCGACCCCTGCAGCGAGATGATCAGCGGCACCATCAGTCCCAGCGAGCTGCCCGACAGCCCCGGGCAAACCATGCCGCCCAGCCGCAGCAAGACGCCCCTCTTCGAGCTGGGCTGTCAGCCGGAGAAGGAGACCAGCCAGTTCAACATCCAGTGGGAGAACAACGTCAAGAAGTTCATGGAGATCACCGACTTCAAGGAGCGcttccagctgccccaggaccTGGACTCCATGGTCTACTTCACGGTGGAGAAACCCAACGAGAACTTCTCCTGCGCCTCCAGCCTCAGCGCCCTGCCCCTCCACGAGCACTACGTGCAGAAGGACGTGGAGCTGAAGCTGATGCCCACCTTCCCCGAGAAGAACAGCCTGAACTTCGTGGCCCACGAGAAGCGGGAGGAGCGGCGGGAGGAGCGGCACCCGGAGGGCCGGCGGCGGGCGGAGCGCCCCGAGCGCCCCGAGCCCCCCGACAACGACAACGACGACGACGACGATATCGAGATCCTGAAGGAGTGCATCAGCTCCGCCATGCCCTCCCGCTTCCGCAAGGTGAAGACCTCCCTTCTCTccggccaggtcctgcaccccCAGACCAAGAAGCCTCTGCACCTCCCTGTCTACATGCTGGTGCCGGCCCAGGCGCCCCCCGGCGGCCCCAGGCACCTGCGTGCCGCCGCCCCCCGCGACCCCTTCAGGGACGACGACTCCTTCACCGACTCGGCCGACGGGACCCCGGTCAACTTCTCCAGCGCTGCCTCGCTGAGCGACGAGACCCTGCGCTACCCACCCGCCGAGGAGGCCGAGCCCCTCCGCGGCCTGGCCGAGGGGCACCGTCAGCTGGGCAGcgctggcaccatcccagccaggagagctgcctcTGGCGGCTCGGCGCCCGCCCGCCTGAGCTCAGCCTGCAAGGGCAAAGCGGCGTCCAGCCGTGGCCCAAGTGGGGAGGGAAAGCGAGGCCAGCAGCCCACAAAGAGCGGTcccaagctggagctggaggtgggaaggcCCCCCAGTGGTGCCTGTGGAAGGAAGGATGCTCCCCAGGAGGACGAGGTGGCCTTCCAGTCCCTCTGCCACACCACGCCGACGGAGGAAGCTGTCTACTGCTTCTACGAGCAGGACTCGGACGAGCTGCCCGAGGTGGGCAGGCAAGGgactggcagcagagctcagcctggccgGGCACCCAGGAGGGAGCGCTGGGGTGGTTCGATCCCCCGGAGAGAGCCCGAGCCAGGCCCCCGGCCAGCTAAGAGCAAGCCACAGAACAACCTCATCGCCGACGAGACTCCGCCGTGCtactccctcagctcctccatgAGCTCCCTGAGCGATGCGAACCTCTCCGACGGCAAGGAGCGGGGCCAGCCCTGCGGCAAAGCCCCCCGGCCGCGCTCAGCCACGGTGTCGCTGGGGAAGGgaggctcccccagctcccccagcctccccagcctcaacTCGGAGGATGACCTGCTGCAGAAGTGCATCGGCTCGGCCATGCCCAAGCGCCGGCGGCCCTCGGCTCGCCGCAGGCTGCCGGAGCGCAAGCAGAAGCCTTCCGGTGCCGGCGGGAGGGAGCGGAAGGCTGAGGCGCGGCACCGTCCCACTGAGGACACCGGCTCCGACCGGGGCTCGGACCTGGACAGCGTGGAGTGGCAAGCCATCCAGGAGGGTGCCAACTCCATCGTCACCTGGCTGCACCAGGCCGCTGCCTCCCTCTCACGGGAGCCTTCCTCCGAGTCCGACTCCATCCTCTCCTTCATGTCGGGGCTCTCGGTGGGCTCCacgctgcagctgtccctgggcaggcaggagaagcagcgAGCCAGCAGCGCGGGCGGCCGGGATGCGGCCAGGAGGGAGCGCAGCAAGAGCCGcccagagaggaaggaggcgccGGGTGCCCGTCCTGCCGGCCGAGGAAGCACCAGGGCAGAGCGCAGCCCAGCGCCCACCAAGCCAGTGCCCAACCTGCCCGTGGTCTTCCGTGGCAGGACTGTCATCTACATGCCCAACCTGCCCAAGGATGCCCCCAGCCCGAGGGGCACCCCAAAGAAAAGCTCCGCGGCCAAGCCTGAGGCGTCACCGGCCAAGAACCTCTCCCTGAGTCAGCAGCGTTCGCGAAGCCTGCACCGGCTGGGCAAACCCCCCGAAACCGGGGACCTGGCACTGCCCAAGAGGAGCACGACACCCCCCGCCCGCATCGGCAAAGGACCTCCCTCCTCGGGCTCCTCCCGCACCTCCACTCCCTCCCAGCATGCTCCCAAGAAGCTGCCGTCGCCCTCCCAGGCCACCAAGCAGAGTCCCACGGCCGTGAGCAAGGCGGGCAGCTCACCCTCGCCGCCGGGACCCCCGGccagagccccagcccccaAATCCCCTGCACTCAAGCAGTCCAAGACTCAGAAGTCGCCCGTCCGCATCCCCTTCATGCAGAAGCCCAGCAGGAAGGTGCTGCCAGGCCGGGGCACCATGCCcgtgctggaggagcaggtggATGCTAGCAAGGCAGGGGGCAGCGGgccgggggggccggggggcggcgggcggcTGAACCTGGTGCGGATGTCGTCCACCCGTTCCAGCGGGAGCGATTCAGATCGCTCTGGCTTCTTACGCCAGCTCACCTTCATCAAGGAatcctccagcctgctgctgcggCACCGCTCCGAGCTCGGCCCGGGGCAGCCTTCGACCTCCTCCCTGCCTCGCCGCACGTCCCCGCAGCGCAGCCGAGCAGCCCTCCCGGCCgtcttcctctgctcctcccgCTGCGAGGAGCTCAAGGCGGCCAAGCCGGCAGCCCCCAACCCACGGCCCCTCGTCACCAGAGCCCAAGCCGGCGGCAGAGTCTCCGCCGGGGTCAAGCCGCCGCGGAGGACCAGCTCCGAGAGCCCGTCCCGGCTGCCGGTGAAGACCAGCACGGCTGCACCGGAGCCCTTCAAGAGGTACTCGTCCTCGCCCAACATCAGCGTGGCGCGGAGGACCGGCAGCCCTTCCTCCGTCCTCTCCGCCCGCTCCGAGGCTTCGGCGCAgcggcagaggcagcagcccgAGGCGGTCCCCGACGGGCAGCCGGCGAAGCCGCCGGTGGTGATGATGAAGGGCACATGGCGCAGGATTCGGGACGAGGACATCCCCCACATCCTCAAGAGCACGCTGCCCTCCTCCGCCCTGCCGCTGGCGGGCACcggtgaggaggaagaggagccggcggacgaggaggaggaggaggagcgcCCCGGCACCCCCAGGAAGACCAGCGACGCCGTGGTGCAGACCGAGGACTTCTCCAGCGCCAAGAccaactccagcacctctcccaCGCTGGAGAGCCGGGAGGGACCCCCACACCCCCGCGCTGCCTGCGATGGCGAAGCTCTGGCCCCCCCCAAGGCCACCCTGCCCATCTCCTTCGGCCACGAGGTACCCACGGggaccttccccagcagccGGCACGGCTCCCCGAGCAGAGCTGCCCGTGTCACCCCCTTCAACTACGTCCCCAGCCCCATGGTGACAGCGGTGGCTGACACGGTGGTGGAGAAAATCCAGGcttga